gtggggggcagCTGGGCGAGGGGCCCATGGGCTGAGCTGCCtggccgggggtcccggggtcgGGGCAACGCGTGGGGGTGAGGGGAGATGGTCAGGAGTCCGGAGTTAATTGTGATGTGTGGGATGCAGGGGTGGGAATCCGGGGGTGTGGGGGgatcccaggatttggggtggtgTGCTTGGGGATCCTGGGATGCAGGGGAACACACGGCCAGGGATCCTGGGGTGTCTGGGGTGACTCATGCCCGCAGTCCTGGCGTGTGCCCAGGATCCTAAAATGTGGAGATGCCGTGTGCCCGGGATGCAGGGACACCGTGCCTGGAATGGGGGGCATGTGCACCTGAGATTAGGGGATGCAGGGATGATGTCCCTGGGATGCAGGGAGGATGTGCCAGGGACgttgggatgcagggatggTGTACCAGGGATGTTgggatgctgtgcccagggatgtTGGGATGCAGGGATGATGCCTTGGGATGCggagatgctgtgcccagggtgctGGGATGCAGGGTTGATGTGTCCCTGGGATACAGGGATGATGTTCTGGGATGCAGGGAGGATGCCCTGGGGTgttgggatgcagggatggTGTACCAGGAACGTTGGGTTGCTGTGGCCAGAAATGTTTGGATGCAGGGAGGATGCCttgggatgcagggatgctgtGCCAGGGATGTTGGGATGCAGGAATGATATCCTGGGATATTGGGATGCTGTCCTGGGATGCAGGGACCATGTGACCATGGGATGCAGGAATGATGTcctgggatgcagggatgctgtgcccggggtgctgggatgcagggatgctgtgcccggggtgctgggatgcagggatgctgtGCCCGGGGTGCTGGGCACCaaccccaggctctgctgtgctgccagcagcctctgccctgaAGCCAAAACACACCCTGGTCCCCACATGCCCTCACCACGGAGCAGCTGCCCTTTGCTCAGGGCGTCCCTTCActtgccccagccctggggcacagcccgggTCAGGCCCTGCACCCATGGGTgccacagagccctggggaaggggacaccctgcagcaccagcaccccgCTGAGGGGCTGCCCCAGGATGTCCCCACAGACCCCTCCCCAACCAGGGCTCTGTGAGAGCAGTGCCGGCGGTGCTGCTCTGCCAAAACCCTCTGCTTTCTggacagaggagaaaaaaaaaaaaaaagaaaaaaataattaaggggatttttttttatttttttcccttttccgtAGTTGACTCTACGTCCAAACTTCctgagagcagctccagccctccctccGCTTCCGACGGCCGCGCTGCGCCATCCCGGCCGGCCGGGCCAGCCCCGTGGCGGGGCCGCTGCGCCCTGACCCTGCCTGTCCCCGCGGCCCCCGGCCAGGTGAGTGCCACCGTCCCCTCCCGGGGCACCCTGGGGCTGCCTTGGGCGGGTGGCACCGTCCCCTGCTGGGCGCTGTGGGAGGGGGACAGGCCGGTCACTGCGTCCCAGCGCCCCGGGGAGGGGCACGGGATGGTGCAGGTTCCAAGGTGAGGGGACGCTGGTGGCTTGGGGACAGCGGGTGGGGCGTGGGGCAGTGCTGCGGCACCCCAAAGCTGCCCCTGGCCTGCAGCCGTGCCCCCCTCGCCCccgcccagccccatccctgcggGTCCGCCGAGGAAACGCGTCAGGCCCCGCGCTGCGGTAGAGGAAGCGCCGGGGCACAGATAGCGGCTGTGGGGCGGCCACCGCCGCGTCCCccgcagggacagggcagggcagctccccTGCCCGCGGCCCGCACGCTCCTTTCAGCCCCATCACCCTGGGATGCTCCTCATCCCACCCGCGGGGCTCTTAGAGATGTCAGTGGGGAGAGGAGCGCTGGGTCTGGGGGTGTCTCTTGGTGTTTTGGGGGGGCTGAGCCCCGCGGTGAGGGGCAGAGGTGAGGTGCCGGCACGTTTTGGTGACTCTTTGCTTTTCCTGCCAGCATCTCCCGGTGGTTCCTGTTTTTCCCAGCAATGCTGGGACCCCCCTGGTCCCCCCACGTTGCTGGAAGAGGGGGATGAGGCTGGGGATGAGCTCGGGGCTCCCCTGGCCCTCCACGGGAGGGAATTTTGGCAGCGGATGAGCGATTAATTCCTCACTGCCGGGAGTTGAAGGGAAATGGGGGGGAACTTTCCCACTGCCAGTTTTTCCACCCCAAACCGGATGCTCTGGCCCCAAAACGCAGCGCGGGCTCTGCTGAGGGGGAGGATGAGCCCAGGGAGCGCCTTTGGGGTGTCCTATGGCCGGAGCAGCGAGGAAGCCCCGGCAAATCCAGCTGTGCTGACCAGGAAACCTCTGTTTCCTCCTTGGCACACGGCAGTCCTGCCCCGAAACGCTCATCCCGGTAAACAGCGCTCCCGGCacggcgggcccggggctcgCCCGCCCTCCCAGCCCGGCCCCCGGCTGGAATCGCTCCCAGAGCCGCCCCGGCAGAGCCGGACCCTCTCTGGGTTGAGCAAGAAGCTGCTGGATCCAGGACAGTCAGCTGGGAATAGACACAGAGCGAGTTGAAGTGGGGCCACGCGGCGCCGTGCCAGGGGCGGGAGGCGCCGTGCCCGGCCCCACCCTGGCACCCCGGGCTCCCCCCTTAGCGTGGGGTCCCCAGGAGAGCTCGGGGTGATGCTCCAGAtgtgccctgggctgtctcGGGATGCTGGGATGAAGCTGGTGGGGCCACCCAGGCTGCCGAGCggccgtgcctcagtttccccttgGCACAGGCCGGCGCTCAgggagcagcggggccggggctgttTTTGGGGCTGGAGGAATGcaaagccagccctgcagggaggtcGGATGCGGAGCTGGGGCCGGGGGCGGTGGGTGGGGAGCGGGAATGTGCGGAGGCAGGGGTGCAGCCGTGGTCTGTCCGTGCAGGATGCTGCTGCGCGCCGCGGTGCTGGCGCTGCACGCCGGGCTCCTGGCTGCCCTCCGGCCCGGAGACCCCAACGTCTGCAGCTACTGGGAGAGGTAGGaccgaggggacaggggagggggaCAGCCACAGCGGTGGGGTCTCCCAGGACCCGCAGTCACCCCGAATTCCCCCCACCCGCAGCTTCACGGCGCCGGCGAAGGAATCCTACACCAAAGCGCACGTGGTGTCCTCCAgcgagccctgccccggggggctgggcctccccctgccctgcccgcagcAGAGGtgggagcccccccagctccccagagcCCCTCGGGGACcgcagggtgtccccagggccgtGGGGGTCTGCAGGGGGACTGTCCCActgcagggtgtccccagggctgtgaggggctgcagggggaatGTCCCACCCCAGGCTgggacaaggacagtgagggggctgggggaagggctggagggggcTACCCCAAGCTCAGGGGGGCTGTCCCACTGTCAGTGTCCCCAAGCTCAtggaggggctgcagagggTCTGTCCCCAAGGCGGGAGCTGGAGGAGGGCGGTGCCAAGGGAAGCTGAAGGGGGATTATCCCAGCACAGcgtgtccccaagccctggggggactggagaggggctgggggctgtcccAGTtcagggtgtccccaagggcAGGGGGTACaggggggctgggagggctaTCCCAGGGaggggtgtccccaaggccaggAGGGATGTGAGGTCAGGGAATGCTGTCCCAGTTcagggtgtccccaagccctggAGGGACAGGGTGGCTGGGGGGGCTGTCCCAGTGCAGCGTGTCCCCAAGGACagtgggggctggcagggctgtcccagggaggggtgtcccccagccctggggggacagggggtcTGGGAGGACTGTCCCAGCACAGCGTGTCCCCAAGGGCAGGAGGGCCAGGGGGCCAGGGAGAGCTGTCTGAGCgcagggtgtccccaagggcAGGGGGGCTGGCAGGACTGTCCCAGTCAGGatgtccccaagccctgggaGGACaggggggctggcagggctgtcccagttcagggtgtccccaaggtcaGGGGGGCTGGGAGGACTGTCCCAGTCAGGatgtccccaagccctgggaGGACaggggggctggcagggctgtcccagcacagcgTGTCCCCAAGGGCAGGGGGGTTaggggggctggcagggctgtcccagcGCAGCGTGTCCCCGCGGTCACCGTGTCCCCTGGCGGCGCAGGGTGGTGTACCGCACCGAGTACCGCCAGGCCGTCCGCACCGACTACCGGCGGCGCTaccagtgctgccagggctACTACGAGAGCCGCGGCTCCTGTGTCCGTGAGTGGggccggggctcgggggggccctggggctctgggtgtccccagagctccctgaGGACGCTCCGTGTCCCCCCAGCTCACTGCAGCCAGGAGTGCGTCCACGGCCGCTGCGTGGCTCCCGAGCTGTGCCAGTGCGAGCCGGGCTGGCGCggccccagctgctccagcggtgagggctgggcacagctgggcacagctggggtggCAGATGGGGCAGTGGGCTTCCCTGGAGGGCTGGGCAGCCATGGTGGGGCACCCAAGGGGTtaatggggatgggatgggattgggggTGCATGGAATGGGAATGGAGATGGGGGTGGGAATGGTGTTGGGTGGGAAGagaatgggatggggatgggatggggatgggttggggtggggatggaaattgggatgggctgggatgggggtgggatgggttgggttgggttgggttggggaTGGAGACTGGGATGGGTTGGAATAGGGGTGGAGAATGGGATGGGCATGGAGAATGGGATGGGGAGGAATGGGGTGGAGAATGGGATGGGTTGGGAAGGGCATGGAGATTtggagggggaggaagagggGATGGGAGCAAGGATAGGATGGTTGGGAATGGGGTAGGGGTAGAGATGGGGTgaggatgggattgggatgtgGATGAAGATAGGAAAAGGACATGATGGGAATGGACACAGGATGAGCATGGGCTGGGGAGGATGGCATGGCATGGGGACAAGATGGGGAACGAATGGGCATGGATGGAGGGTTGGCAATGCCatggggatggatgggatgggatgggatgggatgggatgggatgggatgggatgggatgggatgggatgggatgggatgggatgggatgggatgggattgatgggatgggacaggatggAACAGGAAGTTCCTCTGCTCTCCCCCACGCAGAGTGCGATGAGCATTTCTGGGGGCCGGACTGTGggcagcgctgcccctgccACCATGGGGCCCCCTGTGACCCCCTGAGCGGGGTCTGCTCCTGTCCCCCCGGCTTCGCCGACCCCCTGTGCAGCCAGCCGTGCCCACCTGGCACCTACGGGCAGAGCTGtcacctgccctgcccctgccacCACCAGGCCCCCTGCAACGCCTCCACCGGCGCCTGCCTCTGCCCACCGGGGCTGAGCGGCCCCCTGTGAGTTGGGACCCCTCCCTCTGTgccctcccctcctctgccagccccaggcagcgTCCTGCTCACCCCTCACGCCCCCCACAGCTGCGAggtgccctgccctgaggggatgacctgtgccaccccctgtccctgccagaaCGGGGGCATCTGCcacccctccagcagcagcacctgcgtGTGCCCTCACGGATGGATGGTAGGTGGGCTGTGCCCCGCTCCGAACGTGGcctctgcctcagtttcccccgcTGACCCCGGTGCTCCTTTGCAGGGGGAGATCTGCTCCGTGCCGTGCCCCCCCGGGCGCTTCGGGCCCGGCTGCCAGGGCGAGTGTCACTGCCACAACGGGGGGCACTGTGACCCCCTCGGGGGACAGTGccagtgcagccctggcttcACCGGAGAGCTGTGAGGGCAAAACTGGGCACGGGCTGGGGGGGAGGAGGGGCacgggggtctgggggggtggggggatgGAGGGGAGGGGCACGAGCGGCACCTGGATTGTGGGGGCTGGGGGTACCAAGGGATGGTGGGGAGGGGaatgggggcagggggaggggacacttggggacagggcatttttggggtgggggtccATGGTCTGGGAGCAGGTGGAGATGGGGGTGCACAGGGAGGGGCgtccagggacaggggacaaggGACAAGGCCACCACAACCCAGTGCTGCCAGGACCAGGTCTCCATGCAGGCcgggcacccccagctcccccggTGGGGCACGCAGTGAGCTGGGTGGCCTCAGCTCGGGGCTAGGGGGGatcccagggctgtgtcaccCCCTCTGCCCCCCATTCAGGTGCCAGGAGAGGTGCCCAGTGGGGCGCTACGGGCAGGACTGCCGGGAGAGCTGTGACTGTGCCAACGGGGGGCAGTGCTTCCACGTGGACGggggctgcctgtgccaggctggcttcCAGGGCAGCCGCTGCGAGGAGCGGCACTGCCTGCCCGGCCTCTACGGGCTGCACTGCGAGAGCCGCTGCCTGTGccacccccagcacagcctcaggtACTGGGGCCAGCCCTTCCTGGCATTCCTAGCCCACCCTGGCATGCCCAGCCCACCCTGGCATCCCCAGCACATTCTGGCATTTCCAGCCCGCCCTGGCATTCCCAGCCCAtcctggcattcccagcccttcctggcatTCCCATCTCATCCTGGcatccccagcccaccctgAGATCTCCATCATACCCTGGGATCCCCATGTCACCCCAGCATTTCCAGCCCATCCTGGCATCCCCAGCCCACACTTGTACCCCCATTCCATCCTGGTACCCCCATTCCATCCCGgcatccccatcccaccccagcaTTCCCATCCCATTCTGGTATCTCCATCCCACTCCCAcattccccatcccaccccagcaCTCCAATCCCATCCTGGCACTCCAATCCCATTCTGGCACCCCAATCCCACTCCAAAATCCCCATCCCAACCCAGCATCCCCATCCCCTCCTGGCAGCCCAATCCCACCCCAACATCCCCACTGCACCCCAGCTCCTCCATCCCACCTCAACACCCCCAGCCCGCCCACCCCGACATCCTCATCCCATCCTGGAACTCCAATCCCACCCCAAcactcccagcccatcccaacACTCCCAGCCCATCCTGGCAGTCCAATCCCACTCCAAAATCCCCATCCCATTCTGGTATCTCCATCCCACTCCTACATCCCCATCCCACCTCAACACCCCCATCCCATTCTGGCACCCCAATCCCACTCCaaaatccccatcccaccccagcaTTCCCATCCCATTCTGGTATCTCCATCCCACTCCAACATCCCCAATcccaccccagcacccccatcccacccagctccttCCACCATCCTCCCCTCTCCCACCACCCTCACCTCCCTCTGCTCCaacctcccctcccctccctccccccacgACGCCCCCACACCCTCGCCCACCCTGGCGCTGGCTGCACGACCAGGAACCCTCCAACCCCCACCCGGGGCAGGAGTTTTGTGCTCCCCCGTTGGCaaagcccctccccagcacccccagtgcCCTgtactgggggcactggggttCTGAGCGCGCGCCCCCAGCTGCCACCCGATGCTGGGGGAGTGCCTCTGCctcccgggctgggctgggctccacTGCAATGAGAGCTGCCCCCCCGGCTACTTCGggcccggctgcctgcagagctgcctctgcctccaCGGGGGGGTCTGCGATGGGACCACCGGGCACTGCCACTGCCCCCCCGGCTACACGGTGAGGGGCGTGGGGGAGAGGGGGGCTGGGTGGTGCTGGAGGGGTCATGGGGGCTCTGGATAGGTCTGGGGGCAGTGGGGGTGTCTGGGTGGTTTGGAGGGTGGGCAAGCATGGGGTCTGGGCACCCCGGGGGGAAACAGGGGAGTCTGGGAATCTCTGGGGGAAACGGGGGGGTCTGGGCATCCCTGGGGGAAACAGGGGGGTCTGGGAAtctctgggggaaacaggggGGTCTGGGCATCCATGGGGGAAACGGAGGGGTCTGGGCATCCCTGGGGGAAACGGGGGGGTCTGGGCATCCCTGGGGGAAACGGGGGGGTCTGGGCATCCCTGGGGGAAACGGGGGGGTCTGGGCATCCCTGGGGGAAACGGGGGGGTCTGGGCATCCATGGGGGAAATGAGGTCTGGGCATCCCTGGGGGAAACGAggcctgggcatccctgggggAAACGGGGGGGTCTGGGCATCCATGGGGGAAATGAGGTCTGGGCATCCCTGGGGGAAACGAggcctgggcatccctgggggAAACGGGGGGGTCTGGGTATCCCTGGGGGAGATATAGGGGTCTGGGCATCCCTGGGGGAAACGAGGTGTGGACATCCTTGGGGGAAACAGGGGGGTCTGGGCATCCTTGGGGGAAATGGGAAGGTCTGGGCATCCTTGAGGGAAACAGGGGGGTCTGGGCATCATCCCTGGGGGAGATATGGGAGTTTGGGCATCCTCAGGGATGGGTTGGGGGTCTGGTTATCTCTGAGGGCAGTttcagggtctgggcatctttGGGGGTCAGTTTGGGGATCTGAGCAATGCTGGGGAGAGCTTGGGGTTCCCGTGTGagaatggggattttggggttgtgGTTACCCCCAGACACGTGGGTgctttccccagccctgggcaggggtcCCGTCTGTCCTGAATTCTTGGTCCCCACACCCAGGACGAGCACTGctcctccctgtgtccccccaaCTCCTTTGGCATGAACTGCTCGGGgcgctgctcctgccagcacgCCCTCGCCTGCTCCCCGCTCGACGGCTCCTGCTTCTGCAAGGAAGGTGGGCACACACCGgctcctgggggtccctgtccccgtccccacaCCCACCCCACCATCCCCTCCTGCCATCCCACAGGCTGGCACGGCCCTGACTGCTCCCTGCCGTGTCCTGCTGGTGTTTGGGGTCCCGGCTGCAACCGGAGCTGTGACTGCGCCCACGGCGCGTCCTGCGACCCCCAGAGCGggagctgccgctgcccgccgggctggcagggccctcgctgcctgcagccctgcccggtgagtgctgctgcctgtgccgctgctgctggcagtgggcTTTGGTGCCAGCAGCCCGTGCTGAGTGCCAGCCTGTCCCCGTGCTGCAGAACGGGACGTTTGGGGCGGGCTGTGGGGAGCGCTGCGTGTGTGCCCACGCCGACGGCTGTGACCCCGTGACAGGAGAGTGCCACTGCCTGCCCGGCTGGACAGGTAAAGGGGACACCAGGTGCCGGGGGGGCCCCGGTGTGCCCTGAGCCATGAGCTTCACCTCTCACCCTCCCTGCAGGGCGGCAGTGCAAGCAGGGCTGTccgcagggctcctggggcCGCGGCTGCCGCATGTCCTGCTCCTGCCGCAACGGAGCCTCCTGCTCCCCCCAGGACGGGTCCTGCAGCTGCACCCCGGGCTACCGCGGGCCCAGCTGCCAGCGCCGTGAGTCAgccccccccaaaagcccagcTGGCTCCCGATCCTTGGGGATCGAGGCCGAGCTCGttcctctgcccccagcctgtcccGCCGGCCGCTACGGCAAGCGCTGCtcgctgagctgctcctgcgcCAACGGCTCCTCCTGCCACCCCACCAACggctcctgcctctgcagccccggCTGGCGCGGCCCCCGCTGCTCCCTGCGTGAGTGGGGGGTCAGCGGGAGCGGGGGGCGAGGTGCCCTTGGTTCAGATGGGGGGAGCAAGAGAGACCTGCCCGTGGCCGCCTGGGTGACCCCTGCGTGGTTCTGGCCTGGGCAGTGTGGAGCCATGCAGGCCCCTGTGACCTCCATGGTCCTGGCCACCCTGTGGCTGGCTGGCCCCAGTATGGGGCTACTGGACCACCTTGTGGCTCAATGGTCCCAGTATGGGGCTACTGGACCACCTTGTGCCTGACTGGTCCCAGTGTGGAGCTATTGGACCACCTTGTGCCTCACTGGTCCCAGTCTGGGACTATAGGAATGGCTTGTGACTGACTGGTCCCAGTAAGGGACTATTGGACCACCTTGTGGCTGGCTGGTCCCAGTATGAGGCCGTTGGACCACCTCGTGGCTGACTGGTCCCAGTATGAGGCTGTTGGACCAGCTTGTGCCTCACTGGTCCCAGTGTGGGACTATAGGAATGGCTTGTGACTGACTGGTCCCAGTAAGGGACTATTGGACCACTTGTGGTCCCAGTATGGGGCTATTGCACCAGCTTGTGCCTCACTGGTCCCAGTAAGGGAATATTGGACCACATTCTGGTCCCAGTATGGAGTTATTGGCCCACCTTGTGGTCCCTGTATGGGGCTACTGGACCAGCTTGTGGCTGACTGGTCCCAGTATGAGGCTGTTGGGCCACCTTGTGGCTGACTGGTCC
This window of the Passer domesticus isolate bPasDom1 chromosome 32, bPasDom1.hap1, whole genome shotgun sequence genome carries:
- the PEAR1 gene encoding platelet endothelial aggregation receptor 1; translated protein: MLLRAAVLALHAGLLAALRPGDPNVCSYWESFTAPAKESYTKAHVVSSSEPCPGGLGLPLPCPQQRVVYRTEYRQAVRTDYRRRYQCCQGYYESRGSCVPHCSQECVHGRCVAPELCQCEPGWRGPSCSSECDEHFWGPDCGQRCPCHHGAPCDPLSGVCSCPPGFADPLCSQPCPPGTYGQSCHLPCPCHHQAPCNASTGACLCPPGLSGPLCEVPCPEGMTCATPCPCQNGGICHPSSSSTCVCPHGWMGEICSVPCPPGRFGPGCQGECHCHNGGHCDPLGGQCQCSPGFTGELCQERCPVGRYGQDCRESCDCANGGQCFHVDGGCLCQAGFQGSRCEERHCLPGLYGLHCESRCLCHPQHSLSCHPMLGECLCLPGWAGLHCNESCPPGYFGPGCLQSCLCLHGGVCDGTTGHCHCPPGYTDEHCSSLCPPNSFGMNCSGRCSCQHALACSPLDGSCFCKEGWHGPDCSLPCPAGVWGPGCNRSCDCAHGASCDPQSGSCRCPPGWQGPRCLQPCPNGTFGAGCGERCVCAHADGCDPVTGECHCLPGWTGRQCKQGCPQGSWGRGCRMSCSCRNGASCSPQDGSCSCTPGYRGPSCQRPCPAGRYGKRCSLSCSCANGSSCHPTNGSCLCSPGWRGPRCSLPCAPGTFGLQCDQLCRCPHNATCDPTNGTCPCAPGTAGPRCEAGDPDLPYTIEPAPPVASSPLGVVLALVALVALLVAVVVTTLCWHRRQKDKERRHLAVAYRAGQTDTSDYMVPDVPPSHHAHYYSNPSYHTLSQCPLPAPQDRASSLKVPGTQLFPGMERPYSPEGNATLPPDWKHLGASALGTRGRQLDRSYTYSHGLRKGDSKEHPWEGLRASTSSLASENPYATIKELPPGTAKAHEGSYMEMKSPVQREMSYAEIGILEEPPQEESCPEGPEGPPSRDPPSHYDSPKNSHIPSHYDVPPARHYPPSPPLRRKDR